The proteins below come from a single Microtus ochrogaster isolate Prairie Vole_2 chromosome 22, MicOch1.0, whole genome shotgun sequence genomic window:
- the LOC102000264 gene encoding zinc finger protein 431-like isoform X2 has translation MVSEGRRPHAGGAAGADVGSSRRCGNGRTRRPVRFLLSLQLRVLRLLSNFHLWAEPAQNTGTWDAVTYEDVHVNFTHEEWALLDPSQKSLYKDVMLETYWNLTAVGYKWEGHNIEERCQSSRRHGR, from the exons ATGGTGAGCGAGGGCCGCCGTCCCCACGCGGGTGGAGCCGCGGGAGCCGATGTGGGGTCCTCCCGGCGCTGTGGGAACGGGCGGACGCGGCGCCCCGTGAGGTTCCTGCTGTCCCTGCAGCTCCGGGTCCTGCGGCTTCTGAGTAACTTCCATCTGTGGGCTGAACCTGCACAGAACACCGGGACGTGG GATGCAGTGACCTATGAGGATGTGCACGTGAACTTCACTCATGAAGAGTGGGCTTTGCTGGATCCTTCCCAGAAGagtctctacaaagatgtgatgctggaaaCCTACTGGAACCTCACTGCTGTAG GGTACAAATGGGAAGGACACAATATTGAAGAACGTTGTCAAAGTTCTAGAAGACACGGAAG
- the LOC102000264 gene encoding zinc finger protein 431-like isoform X1 yields the protein MVSEGRRPHAGGAAGADVGSSRRCGNGRTRRPVRFLLSLQLRVLRLLSNFHLWAEPAQNTGTWDAVTYEDVHVNFTHEEWALLDPSQKSLYKDVMLETYWNLTAVGYKWEGHNIEERCQSSRRHGR from the exons ATGGTGAGCGAGGGCCGCCGTCCCCACGCGGGTGGAGCCGCGGGAGCCGATGTGGGGTCCTCCCGGCGCTGTGGGAACGGGCGGACGCGGCGCCCCGTGAGGTTCCTGCTGTCCCTGCAGCTCCGGGTCCTGCGGCTTCTGAGTAACTTCCATCTGTGGGCTGAACCTGCACAGAACACCGGGACGTGG GATGCAGTGACCTATGAGGATGTGCACGTGAACTTCACTCATGAAGAGTGGGCTTTGCTGGATCCTTCCCAGAAGagtctctacaaagatgtgatgctggaaaCCTACTGGAACCTCACTGCTGTAG GGTACAAATGGGAAGGACACAATATTGAAGAACGTTGTCAAAGTTCTAGAAGACACGGAAGGTAA